In a single window of the Elaeis guineensis isolate ETL-2024a chromosome 6, EG11, whole genome shotgun sequence genome:
- the LOC140858461 gene encoding gibberellin 2-beta-dioxygenase 3-like isoform X1 gives MHLLGKTLLSSAFHQPTPFPKLPCFAFFLKAMVVLANQVDQISLLRAPKPDANFSGIPVINLAEAGSVDAMIKACEEFGFFKVINHGVPINIMAKLEEEAVKFFSLPQVEKEKSGPPNPFGYGNKRIGPNGDVGWVEYLLFAVTSKPFSYTSMPFLQEPSASLFRWEEREDIISALNEYISAVRKLASEVLELMAEGLKIEPRNVFSKLVMDEKSDEIFRLNHYPPCPLFQGLNCSLTGFGEHTDPQIISVLRSNNTQGLEIALRDGSWVSVPSDQESFFINIGDSLQVMTNGRFNSVRHRVLANGSKSRVSMIYFGGPPQTERIAPLPQLMGEGEQSLYREFTWEEYKKAAYKSRLADYRLGQFEK, from the exons ATGCATCTCCTTGGAAAAACCCTCCTCTCCTCTGCCTTCCACCAGCCAACTCCATTTCCAAAACTCCCCTGTtttgccttctttctcaaagccATGGTGGTCTTAGCCAATCAGGTAGACCAAATATCCCTTCTGAGGGCTCCAAAACCCGACGCTAACTTCTCCGGCATCCCCGTCATCAACCTCGCCGAGGCAGGCTCTGTGGATGCCATGATCAAGGCCTGTGAAGAGTTTGGCTTCTTCAAAGTTATTAACCATGGGGTTCCCATTAATATCATGGCAAAATTGGAGGAGGAGGCCGTCAAATTCTTCTCCCTGCCTCAGGTGGAGAAGGAGAAGTCTGGTCCTCCAAACCCATTTGGCTATGGGAACAAGAGGATCGGACCTAATGGCGATGTCGGCTGGGTGGAGTACCTCCTCTTTGCCGTCACCTCCAAGCCCTTCTCCTACACATCAATGCCCTTTCTTCAAGAACCATCGGCGAGCTTGTTTCggtgggaagaaagagaagatatAAT CTCTGCTTTGAATGAATACATATCAGCAGTGAGGAAGCTGGCTTCTGAGGTGCTGGAGTTGATGGCTGAAGGTCTGAAGATCGAGCCAAGGAATGTTTTCAGTAAGCTTGTGATGGATGAAAagagtgatgaaatctttaggcttaatcattaCCCTCCTTGCCCTCTCTTTCAAGGGCTCAACTGCAGCTTGACTGGGTTTGGGGAGCACACTGACCCACAGATCATCTCAGTCTTGAGATCAAACAACACCCAAGGCCTTGAGATTGCTCTGAGGGATGGAAGCTGGGTCTCAGTCCCTTCAGACCAGGAGTCCTTCTTCATCAATATAGGCGATTCCTTGCAG GTTATGACAAATGGGAGGTTCAACAGTGTGAGGCACAGAGTTCTGGCCAATGGTTCGAAATCTAGGGTCTCCATGATATACTTTGGAGGGCCGCCACAGACCGAGAGGATTGCACCCTTGCCACAGTTGATGGGAGAGGGGGAGCAGAGCCTCTACAGGGAGTTCACATGGGAGGAGTACAAGAAGGCTGCCTATAAATCAAGGCTGGCTGACTACAGGCTTGGCCAGTTCGAGAAGTAG
- the LOC140858461 gene encoding gibberellin 2-beta-dioxygenase 3-like isoform X2: MVVLANQVDQISLLRAPKPDANFSGIPVINLAEAGSVDAMIKACEEFGFFKVINHGVPINIMAKLEEEAVKFFSLPQVEKEKSGPPNPFGYGNKRIGPNGDVGWVEYLLFAVTSKPFSYTSMPFLQEPSASLFRSALNEYISAVRKLASEVLELMAEGLKIEPRNVFSKLVMDEKSDEIFRLNHYPPCPLFQGLNCSLTGFGEHTDPQIISVLRSNNTQGLEIALRDGSWVSVPSDQESFFINIGDSLQVMTNGRFNSVRHRVLANGSKSRVSMIYFGGPPQTERIAPLPQLMGEGEQSLYREFTWEEYKKAAYKSRLADYRLGQFEK, encoded by the exons ATGGTGGTCTTAGCCAATCAGGTAGACCAAATATCCCTTCTGAGGGCTCCAAAACCCGACGCTAACTTCTCCGGCATCCCCGTCATCAACCTCGCCGAGGCAGGCTCTGTGGATGCCATGATCAAGGCCTGTGAAGAGTTTGGCTTCTTCAAAGTTATTAACCATGGGGTTCCCATTAATATCATGGCAAAATTGGAGGAGGAGGCCGTCAAATTCTTCTCCCTGCCTCAGGTGGAGAAGGAGAAGTCTGGTCCTCCAAACCCATTTGGCTATGGGAACAAGAGGATCGGACCTAATGGCGATGTCGGCTGGGTGGAGTACCTCCTCTTTGCCGTCACCTCCAAGCCCTTCTCCTACACATCAATGCCCTTTCTTCAAGAACCATCGGCGAGCTTGTTTCg CTCTGCTTTGAATGAATACATATCAGCAGTGAGGAAGCTGGCTTCTGAGGTGCTGGAGTTGATGGCTGAAGGTCTGAAGATCGAGCCAAGGAATGTTTTCAGTAAGCTTGTGATGGATGAAAagagtgatgaaatctttaggcttaatcattaCCCTCCTTGCCCTCTCTTTCAAGGGCTCAACTGCAGCTTGACTGGGTTTGGGGAGCACACTGACCCACAGATCATCTCAGTCTTGAGATCAAACAACACCCAAGGCCTTGAGATTGCTCTGAGGGATGGAAGCTGGGTCTCAGTCCCTTCAGACCAGGAGTCCTTCTTCATCAATATAGGCGATTCCTTGCAG GTTATGACAAATGGGAGGTTCAACAGTGTGAGGCACAGAGTTCTGGCCAATGGTTCGAAATCTAGGGTCTCCATGATATACTTTGGAGGGCCGCCACAGACCGAGAGGATTGCACCCTTGCCACAGTTGATGGGAGAGGGGGAGCAGAGCCTCTACAGGGAGTTCACATGGGAGGAGTACAAGAAGGCTGCCTATAAATCAAGGCTGGCTGACTACAGGCTTGGCCAGTTCGAGAAGTAG